In the genome of Nocardioides marmoribigeumensis, one region contains:
- a CDS encoding hemerythrin domain-containing protein — MTDTKDLPEGDVVAILLEQHQRIEDLLDEVGTSEGDERQQLFEELRALLAVHETAEEMVLRPVTIDVAGKDVADARNDEEREANKVLKTLEAVDAAGDDFLTTFEELRAAVLAHAKAEETEEFPAILAGCDEDQRRGMGTLLRAAEKVAPTRAHPIAAGSPVRQAALGPMASVVDRTRDAISAALS; from the coding sequence ATGACCGACACCAAGGACCTTCCCGAGGGCGACGTCGTCGCCATCCTGCTCGAGCAGCACCAGCGCATCGAGGACCTCCTCGACGAGGTGGGCACCAGCGAGGGCGACGAGCGCCAGCAGCTCTTCGAGGAGCTCCGCGCCCTCCTCGCCGTGCACGAGACGGCCGAGGAGATGGTCCTGCGCCCGGTCACGATCGACGTGGCCGGCAAGGACGTCGCCGACGCCCGCAACGACGAGGAGCGCGAGGCCAACAAGGTGCTCAAGACCCTCGAGGCGGTCGACGCGGCCGGCGACGACTTCCTGACCACGTTCGAGGAACTCCGGGCCGCGGTGCTCGCGCACGCCAAGGCGGAGGAGACCGAGGAGTTCCCCGCGATCCTCGCCGGCTGCGACGAGGACCAGCGACGCGGCATGGGCACCCTGCTGCGCGCCGCGGAGAAGGTCGCCCCGACCCGGGCCCACCCGATCGCCGCGGGCTCGCCCGTGCGCCAGGCAGCGCTCGGGCCGATGGCCTCGGTCGTCGACCGGACCCGCGACGCCATCTCGGCCGCCCTGTCCTGA
- a CDS encoding C39 family peptidase, with protein sequence MRTLLVPLAALAVVVSTGSTTEARPTTEVRSTTVARPTTDARATAPARHVSYRSWDTDDQLRAGTLRGTTVTSGTVRLAPGADRGTWTSPWVTPRFAATELIPSWDAMTPGASRLVVEVRGRTSAGPTSWDTAATWAYGDRWLRRASGSSQPDDGGRMSYDTWLTNASAGVSGWQLRVTLRRPAGSTAAPSVDTVGAVASRLPQVSDVTTSTPRPAPNKALGTVLPVPRFSQMTHEGDYPQYDGGGEAWCSPTSTTMVLGYYDALPSPSAYSWVADGHPDPQVDHAARMVYDATLQGTGNWAFNTAYAARRAGRAHVTRLRDLRGAEAWIAKGVPLVVSVSFGRGQLTGAPISSTAGHLLVIVGFTRSGDVVVNDPAAATRKGVRRTYDRGQFEDAWLKRYPSGGSMKGSGGVAYVIRR encoded by the coding sequence GTGCGCACGCTCCTCGTCCCCCTCGCGGCCCTCGCGGTCGTGGTCTCGACAGGCTCGACCACCGAGGCCCGGCCGACCACCGAGGTCCGGTCGACCACCGTGGCCCGGCCGACCACCGACGCCCGCGCGACGGCCCCCGCCCGGCACGTGTCCTACCGCTCCTGGGACACCGACGACCAGCTCCGCGCCGGCACGCTCCGGGGCACCACCGTGACCAGCGGGACGGTCCGCCTCGCGCCGGGGGCCGACCGCGGCACGTGGACGAGTCCGTGGGTGACCCCGCGCTTCGCCGCGACCGAGCTGATCCCGAGCTGGGACGCGATGACCCCCGGCGCGTCCCGCCTGGTCGTCGAGGTCCGCGGCCGCACGAGCGCCGGACCGACCAGCTGGGACACCGCCGCCACCTGGGCGTACGGCGACCGCTGGCTCCGCCGGGCCAGCGGCAGCTCCCAGCCCGACGACGGTGGCCGGATGTCCTACGACACCTGGCTGACCAACGCCTCGGCCGGCGTGTCCGGCTGGCAGCTCCGGGTCACGCTGCGCCGCCCCGCGGGCAGCACCGCGGCCCCCTCGGTCGACACCGTCGGCGCGGTCGCCAGCCGGCTGCCGCAGGTCAGCGACGTCACCACCTCGACCCCCCGCCCGGCGCCCAACAAGGCCCTGGGCACGGTCCTCCCGGTCCCCCGCTTCAGCCAGATGACCCACGAGGGCGACTACCCGCAGTACGACGGCGGCGGCGAGGCCTGGTGCTCCCCCACCTCGACCACGATGGTGCTGGGCTACTACGACGCCCTGCCCAGCCCGTCGGCGTACTCCTGGGTGGCGGACGGCCACCCCGACCCGCAGGTCGACCACGCCGCGCGCATGGTCTACGACGCGACGCTGCAGGGCACGGGCAACTGGGCGTTCAACACCGCCTACGCCGCCCGACGGGCGGGCCGCGCCCACGTCACCCGGCTGCGCGACCTGCGCGGGGCCGAGGCGTGGATCGCCAAGGGCGTGCCCCTGGTCGTCTCCGTCTCGTTCGGCCGCGGCCAGCTGACCGGCGCGCCGATCTCGAGCACCGCCGGCCACCTGCTCGTGATCGTCGGCTTCACCAGGTCGGGCGACGTCGTGGTCAACGACCCGGCGGCGGCGACCAGGAAGGGCGTGCGCCGCACCTACGACCGGGGCCAGTTCGAGGACGCGTGGCTCAAGCGCTACCCCTCCGGCGGCTCGATGAAGGGCTCCGGCGGCGTGGCGTACGTCATCCGCCGATGA
- the cysS gene encoding cysteine--tRNA ligase, whose product MIRLYDSVSREVRDFVPLHEGRVGIYVCGLTVQSEPHVGHVRSAVNFDVLRRWLTYRGLEVTFIRNITDIDDKILVKSAEQGRPWYNLAYAMQRELTAAYDALNLLPPTYEPLATGHIPEMVELIQRLIERGHAYTAADGSGDVYFDVRSWPSYGEVSGQRVDDMTPAEDADPRGKRDPRDFALWKGRKDSEPETASWPAPWGRGRPGWHIECSAMASKYLGEAFDIHGGGLDLRFPHHENEQAQSRAAGFGFASTWMHNAWITTAGEKMSKSLGNSLVVPAVLQRVRAIELRYYMVSAHYRSHVEFSFEALDEAAQGFQRIEHFLSRAQEVIGGEVPLGVSCADFETALDDDLSTPAAFAAIFEVVREGNKALTSGDETALRGAAGSVRGMLAVLGLDPFDPAWDRGSGGGDEELLRSAVDTLVGHLLSQRQEARAAKDFATADAIRDQVKAAGIEIEDGPQGSSWSLR is encoded by the coding sequence GTGATCAGGCTCTACGACTCCGTCTCCCGCGAGGTCCGCGACTTCGTGCCCCTGCACGAGGGCCGGGTGGGGATCTACGTCTGTGGCCTGACCGTGCAGAGCGAGCCCCACGTCGGCCACGTGCGGTCGGCGGTGAACTTCGACGTGCTGCGGCGCTGGCTGACCTACCGCGGCCTCGAGGTCACCTTCATCCGCAACATCACCGACATCGACGACAAGATCCTGGTGAAGTCGGCCGAGCAGGGGCGGCCCTGGTACAACCTCGCCTACGCCATGCAGCGCGAGCTCACCGCCGCCTACGACGCGCTCAACCTGCTGCCCCCGACCTACGAGCCGCTGGCCACCGGCCACATCCCCGAGATGGTCGAGCTGATCCAGCGGCTGATCGAGCGGGGCCACGCCTACACCGCCGCCGACGGCTCGGGCGACGTCTACTTCGACGTGCGCTCCTGGCCGTCGTACGGCGAGGTGTCGGGGCAGCGCGTCGACGACATGACCCCCGCCGAGGACGCCGACCCCCGCGGCAAGCGGGACCCCCGCGACTTCGCGCTGTGGAAGGGCCGCAAGGACAGCGAGCCGGAGACCGCGTCGTGGCCCGCCCCGTGGGGCCGCGGCCGCCCGGGGTGGCACATCGAGTGCTCGGCGATGGCCTCGAAGTACCTCGGTGAGGCCTTCGACATCCACGGCGGCGGGCTCGACCTGCGCTTCCCGCACCACGAGAACGAGCAGGCCCAGTCGCGCGCGGCCGGGTTCGGCTTCGCCTCCACGTGGATGCACAACGCGTGGATCACGACCGCCGGCGAGAAGATGAGCAAGTCGCTGGGCAACAGCCTCGTCGTGCCCGCGGTGCTCCAGCGGGTGCGCGCCATCGAGCTGCGCTACTACATGGTCTCGGCGCACTACCGCTCCCACGTGGAGTTCTCGTTCGAGGCGCTCGACGAGGCCGCGCAGGGCTTCCAGCGCATCGAGCACTTCTTGTCGCGTGCACAGGAAGTCATCGGTGGTGAGGTGCCGCTGGGCGTCTCGTGCGCCGACTTCGAGACCGCCCTCGACGACGACCTGTCGACCCCCGCCGCCTTCGCCGCGATCTTCGAGGTCGTGCGCGAGGGCAACAAGGCGCTCACCTCCGGCGACGAGACCGCGCTGCGCGGCGCGGCCGGCTCCGTCCGCGGCATGCTGGCGGTCCTCGGGCTCGACCCGTTCGACCCGGCCTGGGACCGGGGCTCGGGCGGCGGCGACGAGGAGCTGCTCCGCTCCGCGGTCGACACCCTCGTCGGCCATCTCCTGTCACAACGACAAGAAGCCCGAGCCGCCAAGGACTTCGCCACCGCCGACGCGATCCGCGACCAGGTCAAGGCGGCCGGCATCGAGATCGAGGACGGGCCCCAGGGCTCCTCCTGGTCGCTCCGCTGA